A single window of Oerskovia paurometabola DNA harbors:
- a CDS encoding NADH-quinone oxidoreductase subunit C → MTGPETGGREPLEVVEVRTGMFGAKGSGDTSGYGGLVRPVVLPGPSARPYGGWFDEAVDVLAEVLAEGGVRFEDAVEQVVVDPPGRHAELTLHVRRDHVVTVARALRDEQDLRFELSMGVSGVHYPHDVGRELHAVYHLTSVTHGRSLRLEVSVPDADPHIPSSTSVYPSNDWHERETWDFFGIVFDGHPALARIEMPDDWPGHPQRKDYPLGGIPVEYKGATVPPPDQRRSYS, encoded by the coding sequence GTGACCGGGCCGGAGACGGGCGGCCGCGAGCCGCTCGAGGTCGTCGAGGTCCGCACGGGCATGTTCGGGGCCAAGGGCTCGGGCGACACCTCGGGGTACGGCGGGCTCGTGCGGCCCGTGGTGCTGCCGGGGCCGAGCGCTCGCCCGTACGGCGGCTGGTTCGACGAGGCCGTCGACGTCCTGGCCGAGGTCCTCGCCGAGGGCGGCGTGCGCTTCGAGGACGCGGTCGAGCAGGTCGTGGTGGACCCCCCGGGGCGCCACGCCGAGCTCACGCTGCACGTGCGCCGCGACCACGTCGTGACGGTCGCCCGCGCGCTGCGCGACGAGCAGGACCTGCGCTTCGAGCTGAGCATGGGCGTGAGCGGCGTGCACTACCCGCACGACGTGGGCCGTGAGCTGCACGCCGTCTACCACCTGACGTCGGTGACCCACGGGCGCAGCCTGCGCCTCGAGGTCTCCGTCCCCGACGCGGACCCGCACATCCCGTCGAGCACGTCGGTCTACCCGTCCAACGACTGGCACGAGCGCGAGACGTGGGACTTCTTCGGGATCGTGTTCGACGGCCACCCGGCCCTCGCCCGCATCGAGATGCCCGACGACTGGCCGGGCCACCCGCAGCGCAAGGACTATCCGCTCGGCGGCATCCCGGTCGAGTACAAGGGCGCCACGGTGCCCCCGCCGGACCAGAGGAGGTCGTACTCGTGA
- a CDS encoding NADH-quinone oxidoreductase subunit D: MSTTTPHATKAPYGDFDPSIPSFEASGGDWADIAAEATQLGEERIVVNMGPQHPSTHGVLRLMLEIDGETVTEARCGVGYLHTGIEKNMEYRTWTQGVTFCTRMDYLAPLFQETAYCLAVEKLLGITDDVPERASIIRVLMMELNRIASHLVCLGTGGNEMGATTVMTISFTAREEILRVFEAVTGLRMNHAYVRPGGVAQDVPPDVVAQIRKADPLIRGYLGQLGDLMLANPIFKGRLQGVGHLNLSGCMALAITGPVLRSTGLPYDVRKAAPYCGYETYDFDVPTSDEADCYSRVVLRLEECYQSLRIVEQCLERLEATAGQPVMVADKKIAWPAQLAVGADGQGNSLDHIREIMGTSMEALIHHFKLVTEGFRVPVGQVFQSVEHPRGELGVHLVSDGGTRPYRAHFRDPSFNNLQAVAVMCEGGQVADVVVAVASLDPVLGGVDR, from the coding sequence GTGAGCACCACCACCCCCCACGCCACGAAGGCGCCGTACGGGGACTTCGACCCGAGCATCCCCAGCTTCGAGGCCTCGGGCGGCGACTGGGCGGACATCGCCGCAGAGGCCACCCAGCTGGGCGAGGAGCGCATCGTCGTCAACATGGGCCCCCAGCACCCGTCCACGCACGGCGTGCTGCGGCTCATGCTCGAGATCGACGGCGAGACGGTGACCGAGGCCCGCTGCGGCGTCGGCTACCTGCACACGGGCATCGAGAAGAACATGGAGTACCGGACGTGGACCCAGGGGGTCACGTTCTGCACCCGCATGGACTACCTCGCCCCCCTCTTCCAGGAGACCGCGTACTGCCTCGCGGTCGAGAAGCTCCTCGGGATCACGGACGACGTGCCCGAGCGCGCGAGCATCATCCGCGTCCTCATGATGGAGCTCAACCGGATCGCGTCGCACCTCGTCTGCCTGGGCACGGGCGGCAACGAGATGGGCGCGACGACCGTCATGACCATCTCCTTCACGGCGCGCGAGGAGATCCTGCGCGTCTTCGAGGCCGTCACGGGCCTGCGCATGAACCACGCGTACGTGCGCCCCGGCGGCGTGGCGCAGGACGTCCCGCCGGACGTCGTCGCCCAGATCCGCAAGGCCGACCCGCTGATCCGCGGCTACCTCGGCCAGCTCGGCGACCTCATGCTGGCCAACCCCATCTTCAAGGGACGCCTCCAGGGCGTCGGGCACCTCAACCTCTCGGGCTGCATGGCGCTCGCGATCACGGGCCCGGTGCTGCGCTCGACCGGCCTGCCGTACGACGTGCGCAAGGCCGCCCCGTACTGCGGCTACGAGACGTACGACTTCGACGTCCCCACCTCGGACGAGGCCGACTGCTACTCGCGCGTCGTGCTGCGCCTCGAGGAGTGCTACCAGTCGTTGCGGATCGTCGAGCAGTGCCTCGAACGCCTCGAGGCCACGGCGGGCCAGCCCGTCATGGTCGCCGACAAGAAGATCGCGTGGCCCGCTCAGCTCGCGGTCGGCGCGGACGGTCAGGGCAACTCGCTCGACCACATCCGCGAGATCATGGGCACCTCGATGGAGGCCCTGATCCACCACTTCAAGCTGGTCACCGAGGGCTTCCGGGTCCCGGTCGGGCAGGTGTTCCAGTCGGTCGAGCACCCTCGTGGCGAGCTCGGCGTGCACCTGGTGTCCGACGGCGGCACGCGCCCCTACCGGGCCCACTTCCGTGATCCTTCGTTCAACAACCTGCAGGCGGTCGCCGTGATGTGCGAGGGCGGCCAGGTCGCCGACGTCGTCGTCGCGGTCGCCTCGCTCGACCCGGTGCTGGGAGGGGTGGACCGATGA
- the nuoE gene encoding NADH-quinone oxidoreductase subunit NuoE, producing the protein MTLEARRSGYDEATYARLATDTAAIIARYPEKRSALLPMLHLVQSEDGYVSRDGIAFCAEQLGITAAEVSAVATFYTQYKRHPNGTYTVGVCTNTLCAIMGGDEIFDELSEHLGVGHDETTDDGAITLERVECNAACDYAPVVMVNWEFFDNQTPAGATQLADRLRAGEDVAPTRGAASVCTFKQMSRVLAGFSDGRADEGVGAGGPTLAGLRLAREHDWTAPGGAAPEQVDEPATDTGAAAAAGASAVGREQSSAERTPTTPADATGEKPRTRACAAEAAPGSPRA; encoded by the coding sequence ATGACGCTCGAGGCCAGGAGGTCCGGATACGACGAGGCGACGTACGCGCGCCTCGCCACGGACACCGCGGCGATCATCGCCCGGTACCCGGAGAAGAGGTCCGCGCTGCTGCCCATGCTGCACCTGGTGCAGTCGGAGGACGGCTACGTCTCGCGCGACGGCATCGCGTTCTGCGCCGAGCAGCTCGGCATCACGGCCGCCGAGGTGTCGGCCGTCGCGACCTTCTACACGCAGTACAAGCGCCACCCCAACGGCACCTACACCGTCGGCGTGTGCACCAACACGCTGTGCGCGATCATGGGCGGCGACGAGATCTTCGACGAGCTCTCGGAGCACCTGGGCGTCGGGCACGACGAGACGACGGACGACGGCGCGATCACCCTCGAGCGCGTCGAGTGCAACGCGGCGTGCGACTACGCGCCCGTCGTGATGGTCAACTGGGAGTTCTTCGACAACCAGACCCCCGCGGGTGCCACGCAGCTCGCCGACCGCCTCCGGGCTGGAGAGGACGTCGCCCCCACGCGCGGCGCGGCCTCGGTCTGCACGTTCAAGCAGATGAGCCGCGTGCTCGCCGGGTTCTCGGACGGCCGCGCGGACGAGGGCGTCGGGGCCGGCGGCCCCACGCTCGCCGGGCTACGGCTCGCGCGCGAGCACGACTGGACCGCACCGGGCGGGGCAGCTCCGGAACAGGTCGACGAGCCGGCCACGGACACGGGTGCGGCGGCCGCGGCGGGCGCCTCCGCCGTCGGGCGTGAGCAGTCCAGCGCCGAGCGCACGCCCACCACGCCCGCCGACGCCACGGGCGAGAAGCCAAGGACTCGGGCCTGCGCGGCCGAGGCGGCGCCGGGTTCCCCACGGGCATGA
- the nuoH gene encoding NADH-quinone oxidoreductase subunit NuoH, which yields MTGLLNLALASEAALVTETPGVPGIAADFSQDNGWTYLVKAVLIIVFLLTSVLIAIWFERKVVARMQVRPGPNVHGPFGLLQSLADAMKLLLKEDLTVSAADKFVYILAPMIAVFCSLLTFAVIPFGPNVTIPFTDYSTPAQLTDFPVAVLYILACASVGVYGIVLGGWSSGSTYPLLGAVRSTAQVISYELAMGLALVSVFIMAGSMSTSEIVDSQTRVWWALILIPSFVIYIIAMIGETNRLPFDLPEAEGELVSGYMTEYSSMKFAWFFLAEYINMINVSAVATTLFLGGWRAPWPLSAINDGMFNEGWWPILWFLVKVWAFMFVFVWVRGTLLRLRYDQFMKFGWKILIPAALAWIVVLAVVQGMIRFGDVDNRTILVAAGALFAVALLAIFLWPARKEPGGGAGDAGGATPSGTSPYRKAATASPEPFDAFAGGFPVPPLPGQSLPSASRRARRLVPEGSPPSGGGPAAPDAQDEEVPRG from the coding sequence ATGACCGGTCTGCTGAACCTGGCCCTGGCCTCCGAGGCGGCCCTGGTCACGGAGACTCCGGGAGTACCGGGGATCGCGGCCGACTTCTCGCAGGACAACGGCTGGACCTACCTGGTCAAGGCCGTCCTCATCATCGTGTTCCTGCTCACGAGCGTGCTCATCGCCATCTGGTTCGAGCGCAAGGTCGTGGCCCGCATGCAGGTCCGTCCCGGACCCAACGTGCACGGGCCCTTCGGGCTGCTCCAGTCGCTCGCGGACGCCATGAAGCTGCTGCTCAAGGAGGACCTCACGGTCTCCGCGGCGGACAAGTTCGTGTACATCCTGGCGCCCATGATCGCGGTGTTCTGCTCGTTGCTGACGTTCGCGGTCATCCCCTTCGGGCCGAACGTCACGATCCCGTTCACGGACTACTCGACGCCCGCACAGCTCACCGACTTCCCCGTCGCGGTGCTCTACATCCTGGCGTGCGCCTCGGTGGGCGTGTACGGGATCGTGCTCGGCGGCTGGTCCTCGGGCTCCACCTACCCGCTGCTCGGCGCGGTCCGCTCGACGGCCCAGGTCATCAGCTACGAGCTCGCGATGGGCCTGGCCCTGGTGAGCGTGTTCATCATGGCCGGCTCGATGTCGACCTCGGAGATCGTCGACTCCCAGACGCGCGTCTGGTGGGCCCTCATCCTCATCCCGAGCTTCGTCATCTACATCATCGCGATGATCGGCGAGACGAACCGCCTGCCGTTCGACCTCCCGGAGGCCGAGGGCGAGCTCGTCTCGGGCTACATGACCGAGTACTCGTCCATGAAGTTCGCCTGGTTCTTCCTCGCCGAGTACATCAACATGATCAACGTCTCGGCCGTGGCGACCACGCTCTTCCTGGGCGGGTGGCGCGCCCCCTGGCCGCTGTCCGCGATCAACGACGGCATGTTCAACGAGGGCTGGTGGCCCATCCTCTGGTTCCTCGTCAAGGTCTGGGCCTTCATGTTCGTGTTCGTGTGGGTCCGCGGGACGCTCCTGCGCCTGCGGTACGACCAGTTCATGAAGTTCGGCTGGAAGATCCTCATCCCGGCCGCGCTCGCCTGGATCGTCGTGCTCGCGGTCGTCCAGGGCATGATCCGCTTCGGCGACGTCGACAACCGCACGATCCTCGTCGCTGCCGGTGCGCTGTTCGCCGTCGCGCTGCTCGCGATCTTCCTGTGGCCCGCCCGCAAGGAACCCGGAGGGGGAGCCGGAGACGCCGGGGGAGCGACGCCGTCGGGCACCTCGCCCTACCGCAAGGCGGCCACCGCCTCGCCCGAGCCCTTCGACGCCTTCGCGGGCGGCTTCCCCGTCCCGCCGCTGCCCGGCCAGTCCCTGCCCAGCGCCTCGCGCCGAGCCCGGCGCCTGGTCCCCGAGGGCAGCCCGCCATCCGGCGGGGGCCCCGCAGCTCCCGACGCCCAGGACGAGGAGGTCCCCCGTGGCTGA
- a CDS encoding NADH-quinone oxidoreductase subunit G, translated as MTTTTPGPSSAVAAGGAKPPARPDDVSFTIDGIEMAVPKGTLVIRAAEQVGIQIPRFCDHPLLAPAGACRQCLVEVATPDREGNVRPMPKPQASCTLEATPGMVVKTQHTSAVADKAQHGVMELLLINHPLDCPVCDKGGECPLQNQAMSNGRATSRFVDVKRTFPKPIAISTEILLDRERCVLCQRCTRFSAEIAGDAFIDLQKRGAQQQIGRYDARVLGFADGDAEPSTPAAAMPYGAQAGFEAPVGAALEDESGRPFASYFSGNTVQICPVGALTGAAYRFRSRPFDLVSTPGVGEHDACGSAIRVDHRRGVVLRRLAGEDPLVNEEWITDKDRFAFHWQDAPDRLTHPLVRDREVDTEGRVTRGELRPASWAEALEVAADGLSRARAAGGVGVLPGGRLTVEDAYAYGKFARVVLGTNDVDHRARVHSAEEADFLAHRVAGTGLGVTFDELEKAPAVLLVALEAEEEAGVTFLRLRKGVQKRGLRVFSIAPFASRGVQRLDGTLLRAAPGTEPEWLDALASGTQTLFGHEGAVGPDAPESVDEPTEVSALREALARPGAVVLVGERLAGVPGGYSALLRLVESTGARLAWVPRRAGERGAVEAGTLPGLLPGGRPVPDAAARVDVAVTWGVEHLPEATGRDTGEILDALSVGQLGGVLVGGLHTDDLPDPDHARRALGAAGFVVSLEVRASDVTALADVVLPVAPPVEKAGAFVSWEGRVRTFPAALATTAMPDHRVLDALADAAGVTLGTRTLDEVRSEIDQLGTWDGERSAAPAAAAAEPPAVAPGTAVLAGWRLLLDAGRGQDGERFLAGTAKRPVARLSATTAAAADLFEGDVVRVSTDRGSIELPVVVTDMVEHVVWLPLGSQGSQVHRDLGVAPGTLVRIEPAARSTVTARSTQPTDGGAS; from the coding sequence ATGACGACCACGACGCCCGGCCCGTCGAGCGCGGTCGCGGCGGGAGGCGCGAAGCCCCCCGCCCGCCCCGACGACGTGTCGTTCACGATCGACGGCATCGAGATGGCCGTGCCCAAGGGCACCCTGGTCATCCGTGCCGCCGAGCAGGTCGGCATCCAGATCCCGCGGTTCTGCGACCACCCGCTGCTCGCCCCCGCGGGCGCGTGCCGCCAGTGCCTCGTCGAGGTCGCCACCCCCGACCGCGAGGGCAACGTCCGCCCCATGCCCAAGCCGCAGGCCTCGTGCACGCTCGAGGCCACGCCGGGCATGGTCGTCAAGACCCAGCACACCTCCGCTGTCGCCGACAAGGCGCAGCACGGCGTCATGGAGCTCCTGCTCATCAACCACCCGCTCGACTGCCCGGTGTGCGACAAGGGCGGCGAGTGCCCCCTGCAGAACCAGGCCATGAGCAACGGGCGCGCGACGAGCCGCTTCGTCGACGTCAAGCGCACGTTCCCCAAGCCCATCGCGATCTCGACCGAGATCCTGCTCGACCGCGAGCGCTGCGTCCTGTGCCAGCGCTGCACCCGGTTCTCCGCAGAGATCGCGGGCGACGCGTTCATCGACCTGCAGAAGCGCGGCGCGCAGCAGCAGATCGGCCGGTACGACGCGCGCGTCCTGGGGTTCGCGGACGGTGACGCGGAGCCGAGCACTCCCGCGGCGGCGATGCCCTACGGCGCGCAGGCCGGGTTCGAGGCCCCCGTCGGGGCGGCCCTCGAGGACGAGTCCGGTCGCCCGTTCGCGTCCTACTTCAGCGGCAACACCGTGCAGATCTGCCCGGTCGGGGCCCTCACGGGCGCGGCGTACCGTTTCCGCTCGCGGCCCTTCGACCTGGTCTCCACCCCGGGCGTCGGCGAGCACGACGCGTGCGGGTCCGCGATCCGCGTCGACCACCGCCGCGGCGTCGTGCTGCGGCGCCTGGCGGGCGAGGACCCGCTGGTCAACGAGGAGTGGATCACCGACAAGGACCGCTTCGCGTTCCACTGGCAGGACGCACCGGACCGCCTGACCCACCCGCTCGTGCGCGACCGCGAGGTCGACACCGAGGGCCGTGTCACGCGCGGCGAGCTGCGCCCCGCGAGCTGGGCCGAGGCCCTCGAGGTCGCGGCCGACGGACTGTCTCGGGCCCGCGCGGCGGGCGGCGTCGGGGTCCTCCCCGGCGGTCGCCTGACCGTCGAGGACGCCTACGCGTACGGCAAGTTCGCCCGCGTGGTCCTGGGCACCAACGACGTCGACCACCGCGCCCGCGTGCACTCGGCCGAGGAGGCCGACTTCCTGGCCCACCGCGTCGCGGGCACGGGGCTGGGCGTGACGTTCGACGAGCTCGAGAAGGCTCCCGCCGTGCTCCTCGTGGCCCTCGAGGCGGAGGAGGAGGCGGGCGTCACGTTCCTGCGCCTGCGCAAGGGCGTGCAGAAGCGTGGCCTGCGGGTCTTCTCGATCGCCCCCTTCGCGAGCCGGGGCGTGCAGCGCCTCGACGGCACGCTCCTGCGGGCAGCGCCCGGCACCGAGCCCGAGTGGCTCGACGCGCTCGCCTCGGGCACGCAGACCCTGTTCGGCCACGAGGGCGCCGTGGGCCCCGACGCGCCCGAGTCGGTCGACGAGCCCACCGAGGTCTCGGCTCTGCGCGAAGCGCTCGCACGGCCCGGAGCCGTGGTCCTCGTGGGCGAGCGTCTCGCCGGCGTCCCGGGCGGGTACTCGGCGCTGCTGCGCCTGGTCGAGAGCACGGGAGCACGGCTCGCGTGGGTCCCGCGCCGGGCGGGGGAGCGCGGCGCGGTCGAGGCAGGCACGCTGCCGGGCCTCCTCCCGGGCGGACGCCCCGTGCCCGACGCCGCAGCACGCGTCGACGTGGCCGTCACCTGGGGCGTCGAGCACCTCCCGGAGGCGACCGGACGCGACACGGGGGAGATCCTCGACGCGCTGTCCGTGGGGCAGCTCGGCGGGGTGCTCGTCGGCGGCCTGCACACCGACGACCTGCCCGACCCCGACCACGCGCGTCGCGCGCTGGGCGCCGCAGGCTTCGTCGTGTCCCTCGAGGTCCGTGCCTCGGACGTCACGGCGCTCGCGGACGTGGTCCTGCCCGTGGCCCCGCCGGTCGAGAAGGCCGGGGCGTTCGTGAGCTGGGAGGGCCGCGTGCGGACCTTCCCCGCGGCGCTCGCCACGACCGCGATGCCCGACCACCGCGTCCTGGACGCGCTCGCCGACGCCGCGGGAGTCACGCTCGGGACCCGGACGCTCGACGAGGTCCGGTCCGAGATCGACCAGCTCGGCACCTGGGACGGCGAACGCTCGGCGGCACCCGCCGCCGCGGCCGCCGAGCCGCCCGCAGTCGCGCCGGGCACCGCGGTGCTCGCCGGGTGGCGGCTGCTCCTCGACGCAGGCCGCGGCCAGGACGGCGAGCGGTTCCTCGCCGGCACCGCCAAGCGCCCCGTCGCCCGCCTGTCCGCGACGACCGCCGCTGCGGCCGACCTCTTCGAGGGCGACGTCGTGCGGGTCTCGACCGACCGCGGGTCGATCGAGCTGCCCGTCGTGGTGACCGACATGGTCGAGCACGTCGTGTGGCTCCCGCTCGGCTCGCAGGGGTCGCAGGTCCACCGCGACCTCGGCGTCGCGCCGGGGACGCTCGTGCGGATCGAGCCCGCCGCGCGGTCCACCGTGACCGCACGGTCCACCCAGCCCACCGACGGGGGAGCATCATGA
- the nuoI gene encoding NADH-quinone oxidoreductase subunit NuoI: MADYESLIPQRKGLGGLLAPVAGFGVTFSSMFKPTVTEQYPFEKVPTKPRYHGRHQLNRYEDGLEKCIGCELCAWACPADAIYVEGADNSALPDGAHRSPGERYGSVYQINYLRCIFCGLCIEACPTRALTMTNEYELTGPTREGLIWEKEDLLAPLREGMLAAPHPMVPGTTDTDYYRGEVTGPVPEQIDWVREHRPDDPTLPPVEDPAAARRPEVRKVVR; this comes from the coding sequence GTGGCTGACTACGAGTCGTTGATCCCCCAGAGGAAGGGGCTCGGCGGGCTGCTCGCGCCCGTCGCCGGATTCGGGGTCACGTTCTCCTCGATGTTCAAGCCGACCGTGACCGAGCAGTACCCGTTCGAGAAGGTGCCGACCAAGCCCCGCTACCACGGTCGCCACCAGCTCAACCGGTACGAGGACGGCCTCGAGAAGTGCATCGGGTGCGAGCTGTGCGCCTGGGCCTGCCCCGCGGACGCGATCTACGTCGAGGGAGCGGACAACTCCGCGCTGCCCGACGGGGCGCACCGCTCGCCCGGCGAGCGCTACGGCAGCGTCTACCAGATCAACTACCTGCGCTGCATCTTCTGCGGGCTGTGCATCGAGGCGTGCCCCACGCGGGCCCTGACGATGACCAACGAGTACGAGCTCACCGGACCGACCCGTGAAGGGCTGATCTGGGAGAAGGAAGACCTGCTCGCGCCGCTGCGCGAGGGCATGCTCGCCGCCCCGCACCCCATGGTGCCCGGGACGACCGACACCGACTACTACCGGGGAGAGGTGACCGGGCCCGTGCCCGAGCAGATCGACTGGGTGCGCGAGCACAGGCCCGACGACCCGACCTTGCCGCCCGTCGAGGACCCCGCCGCCGCACGGCGCCCCGAGGTCCGGAAGGTGGTCCGGTGA